The Vigna unguiculata cultivar IT97K-499-35 chromosome 11, ASM411807v1, whole genome shotgun sequence genomic sequence catATGAGAAAGACTAATGAATctaactaaattatatattattagaaatttaagtcgtctcattttatattattagataaaaagttaaataaattgattatgaTACTTTggcaatttgtttttataaacaaaatttacttttcaacgaatattattttttttctcttttaaagtcacatcaaatattttttcatttattgagGTGCTATCACgtgtatattataaaaagtttgtcaacaaaaaattgttaaaatataatttaaaaaataaatataaaagattaatttgagtttagggtttaggtttaagGTTTAGAATGAATCAAaagtgattttaattatttatataagttgaatttgagcttattaatattatattttattgtaaatctTTTTTGAATggcattttatttatatatatttaactaaaatctTGTACTATAAAAGTACATGGAATATTTTGAAGGCACCTTGTGTCTCATTGCTTGTTAGCCGACCATAGTGAGAATAgacttaaaacaaaaataagagaaTTTTGGTGATTAATTATGTGAACCAACCGgccataaatattaatataaatgtttAGTGTGTGTGGCCGGCTTCATACTCTtttgcaattttcatttttattggcttctattaataatttcaaCATGTCTATCCTTCTTTCTCTTTGAtttttcagtcatcattttttattttattttatagcctcacattatttaataattcaagaaaaaatttgattcatatatactttcatctcttaatttacttacaaaataaaatggTCGTGGAGACATGAGACTTTTTATTAAACCAATGAAGTTTCACGCACAcgtaatattaatattaattaaagtttaataataatgtaaaactGTTTTATTGATGCCAATAACAAAATACACTCACAACAcaattggtaaaaaaaatttgggttaaatatggtTTTTATCCTTCaagttttagttaaatttagaattagtctctcttcaaaatttttgactaatttagtaattaatctttaaaaatgcgtgaatttagtcattttaaataacttttgttaagtttatttgatatttcaagcgcattttatgatagtatttgaattatttataccatttgatacattttcgcttcaatgttaactcaaatattatcataaaaaacgtttaaaatgtcaaataaacttaacaaaattttgtaagaaagaCTAAATgtacgcatttctaaagatgaaagattaaattagtataaagtttcgaaaatgaactaattccaaaattcactgaaacttgagggacaaaaacatatttaaccaaaaaaaataaattcttaaatgaCTTTAAAGTAATTTATGCATGCATTGGGGtatgaaaattttctaaataaatgaatgaatttttttagtagaaCGGTGATTGTCGTGGTCCAACAAATTTTCACATAATAAAATCGAACACAAATCAACctacaaaatatttaactatGGTAAAGATTCAAATTGTGAATTTggatattatataaaaaattgaaaaatacataaaaaaagcCAAAACTtataaactcattattttaacatataaaatgtAAGAAACAACGTCAAATCTTTTATATCGATTGACTCATACATCATTGATACCGAatctttcttatatatttttttgaaaagacTTAACATAGATGTCAATCCATGAAACTAGTgttaaattgagattttgtatAAACTTTGATTATTGTTTGTTACAAACTCATTGCACAATAAGTTTCAAgcaatgtttaaaattttggataaattatttcattcaagGTACTGAATTAACTaagaattcaccaactatggAACGGTTGCGTTGGACACTTTTTCCAAGTACCACTTATATAGGAACATTATGAATGTAGTATGAAATTCATATGTTTGAACTTCAATGACAAATGTAATGACAAATGTaagtaaaacaaattaaatatgttttgctccttaagtgaaaattgaaattagtcccttttaaaaatttgaaccAATTTAATCTCTCAATCCTGTAAATGCGTTGAtgtagtcattttaaccaaatttattttattaagtttatttgatgtttcaaacatatttcattataatagtttagtttgtttacattatttaacatattttctcTTCAATATTAGCTGAGAAACGTGTTTGAactgttaaataaatttaaaaaaatttggtttaaaagaCTCAATCCACACAttactaaattggttcaaggtTTTCAAGAAtgattaattccaatttttactaaaagttgaaagaccaaaaacatatttaacctgtaaaaaaaatattaaactagttttgatgaaatattatatatagcCAATGATATCActtattgtaatttttctttttgttgtctTTAAAATTACGTAACCTTTTTTCTAGATATCTTACCTCCAAATCACTGTTTTCTTAACTTGGATTAAAGTAATACTTAAAGGGTTAATTAAAGTAAGTAATAATCATCCGTGAGTTTAACTAAATATACACAAGTCTTGTTAACAAGCAAGatacacattaaaaaaaaaatagtacataaGAGTATTTAATTCAAAGGGATTTTTGGagtaaaagaagataaaaacttatatttccTTGATCAAACTTAGTCGTcaattttcctttaaattttttcgtcaacaaaatatgtattattttctataCTTATGCTATTGAATTGCAAACAAACATGTCGAATAATATTTTTCCGCAAGAgcttttcacttttaattttgttacaaGTCTTTTTAAGGCGTTTGTTAACCTCTTTTTatttacactaataaaaatgcaGGTGTTATAGTGTAAAAGAATATCCCCTacgacaaaaaataaaaattgccaAGAACTAGGTACCATAAAAGAATTATCTCAATATAAACCAATATAGTGTagaattaacaataaaaaatccTACAGCATTATCACTATAATAAGagtaaaattatatgaaaattgaatataaaagaaCCTTTGCCAAAGTTATAACTATCAAGAAATTGAGTCTAAATCTCATTTTGAGAAGAAATGAAAAACTTGAACAATaacatataaagaaaaaaacttataaattttttttaaagattttgaattgaaaatgaTGTTAATCTTTTATGTAGATTTTATGtagattcaatttagtttcatcAGTATTATATCTTCTCGATgaattttctcaaaaaatacGTCAGTggtatgaaaatcaaatgtacaTTATGGTCGATTATGGTCGagtattaaagaaaaatactaataaaaaaattcaagtatGAGAAAATTCTTAGAAATTTAAATACGAGTTTAAATCATAACCCTAAACCCTACGCTTAGGTCttgcatatatataattaagtaagaaaagtataatgaaaatgtttccttgaaaaaaagaaaaggtaaaaaTTGACAAATGCTGAAGAGAATATTTTATTGTGAAAGAATTGTACATAGTGTGTGGCACTGTTGCAAAGCCTCCTCGATAGAATCTTCAGTAGATGACAACTAACTAAAAATCCATAACAGAACGAACTTTTAGTAAGCGCAAAAACTATAAACAAAGGGGAAAAATGTTGCACGACCATGTTGAACTGGAAATTCTCAAATTGTTTCAAAAATATTACGCAATTCATATTAAATCATAAAGTATGTACAATCAAGTTTTACTCAGAATCAAAGTATCATTCTTCAATAATACCCCTTTTGAATAGTGTTTATTATGTATCTTGCAAGCTAattttgaagcataaaaaacaCAGAAGTGTGGGAAATCTCTTTGAAAAAGACCAACTAGGCTCACAAATCACTCTAATCTAACCCTTCTTCCATTGTTTTCTACCAGGTTTCAAGCATCTCAAGTAACAATGGAAGACATAAACAAGTGGCTATTATCATCTTATTTGAATGAAAGTGTTAACCATGATTTTGCCATCAGAAGGTATTGTCCTGCAAGAATGGAGGAAGATCAAGAGGGAGTAGTGTTTGATGATACTGAATTATGTTCTTCTGATGCAAGCACTCCTTGTTTGGCTTCATCAGAAGTTGATGACTTTGTTGACAGCTTCATCAACATGGATCAGTATGAGAAAGCAGATGAAGGGCACCAAGAGAAGCATCAAACTTTAGGCCACTGTATGGTGATGAATAATGATGATGCTGATGCCGATGCTGATGAACACTCCTCCATGAATGGTGTCTTTGGATATCTTCCAACCACCATGGAGGATTCAGAGTTGGAAATGTATGAAAATCTCACAATGTTGGAAGAGGAGGTTGCAACAATGAGTGACTCTTTTGGTACTTTACCAGAGTTTGTGCATTGTGGAAAAGAGGCCAACCTTGGTGTGCAACAAGGGTTGGAGTTAGTTCATATGCTTCTGGCTTGTGCTGAAGCTGTGGGGTGCAGGGACAACCACCAAGCAGAGTTGCTGATTAACAGAATTTTTGCTTTGGCAAGCCCTTCAGGAGATGCACTGCAGAGAGTTTCTTACTGTTTTGCCACAGGATTGAAGTGCAGGTTCTCAAAAAGCACTTCCATGGATATAACTTTGATCAATAGGGAGAACAAGCTTGaagcatttcatcttctttacCAAACCACACCTTACATTGCCTTTGGTTTCATGGCAGCAAATGAAGCCATATTCCAAGCATCACAAGGAAAGAACTCAATACACATTGTTGATCTAGGAATGGAGCATACCCTTCAATGGTCTTCCCTTATAAGGGCCTTTGCTTCAAGGCCTGAAGGGCCTCCAATGGTTAGAATCACTGGATTAACACACAATGAAGAAGATACCTCTAAACTTCAAACCAGCATGAATGTGCTTGTGAATGAAGCAAGCTCTTTGGggattcatcttgaattttttacaatttctgAGCCTgcatcttcttctcttcttacTGTGGAGAAGCTGAACTTGAGAAAAGGTGAAGCTTTATTTGTTAACGGTATCTTGCAGTTGCACAAGTATGTGAAAGAGAGTAGGGGTAATCTGAAGGAGATTCTCCTATCAGTGAAGAAGTTAGGTCCAACTGCTTTTACAGTGGTGGAGCAAGACACAAACCATAATGGCCCTTTTTTCCTTGGGAGATTTTTGGAGTCACTTCACTATTACTCAGCAATATTTGACTCTCTTGAGGCATGCATGCCAAGAAATAGCCAACACAGGATGA encodes the following:
- the LOC114170121 gene encoding DELLA protein RGL1-like; this encodes MEDINKWLLSSYLNESVNHDFAIRRYCPARMEEDQEGVVFDDTELCSSDASTPCLASSEVDDFVDSFINMDQYEKADEGHQEKHQTLGHCMVMNNDDADADADEHSSMNGVFGYLPTTMEDSELEMYENLTMLEEEVATMSDSFGTLPEFVHCGKEANLGVQQGLELVHMLLACAEAVGCRDNHQAELLINRIFALASPSGDALQRVSYCFATGLKCRFSKSTSMDITLINRENKLEAFHLLYQTTPYIAFGFMAANEAIFQASQGKNSIHIVDLGMEHTLQWSSLIRAFASRPEGPPMVRITGLTHNEEDTSKLQTSMNVLVNEASSLGIHLEFFTISEPASSSLLTVEKLNLRKGEALFVNGILQLHKYVKESRGNLKEILLSVKKLGPTAFTVVEQDTNHNGPFFLGRFLESLHYYSAIFDSLEACMPRNSQHRMRIERLHFAEEILNIVACEGSERTERHERVDQWRRQLGRAGFQVMPLKCTSQVRMMLSVYDCDGYTLSSEKGNLLLGWKGRPVMMSSAWQVASV